Part of the Epinephelus fuscoguttatus linkage group LG24, E.fuscoguttatus.final_Chr_v1 genome, atATGGGGTATTTGAAACTCCAGCATCTATAGCACTATTTGAACCTCCCtgtatctttgtagttttttgtttgttttttaacttctaAATGATCCTGAGCTATTTTTCTCAGTGTTGCCCAAGCAGCAGTTTGTAGCATCAGGAGATAGAAAAACAGGTTCTGAATGTTCTGGATTTGTTGGGGGGGTGCCTGCTGCATTGTTCAGGGACAGGTGCGAATGGTCTTGAATGTGAACCTGTAAGTGATCTGGGGGGAAGCATGTGTTCCTTTAGTGATTCactaacatctaaagaactgctttgcccatcgcTACACCAAAGTGTAATAACATCAGCTGGTTCAAACTAACTGATGAACAGAGGCTAATACAAAAGTGGTAAAGTGAGCTCagcagtgtgacatcatgtggtatataatatatatttaaacaagAGTTTAAACTGGAGGAGGATCTGtggcatgaaaacaaaaaaggctgTTTGTAACTTTAGAGTAAATAACACCAGAAGTCCTGAAATCAGTGAAACCAGGGGATCTGTAAcctctgtgatgatgatgacgatgatgatgatggtgtgggACATGAGTTTCATATTCAGTTTGAATGTCAGAATGAAGCTTAATGACTTCCAGAGAAAGGTTTTAGCCAAAGTATTATTTGAACCGTCCATCTAAAGTCATCTGTTAACTGGGTGTTTTGTCTAAAGAACGTTCTTCCTCTGTTTGAGTAACATTGGTTGTACTTTGGCCACGCCGTGTGCCATCCTTCTGTTATTGTATGGAATGTGATATggtcttgaaaatgaaaataagaaactgAATGTACTTGCCATCATCCAAAGTTTTTTATCACCTTAACTGggatcagtggaccaacagtatCTCTTTAGCCCATGAACTTAACGATCCAGTGCCTGTTGCATTGTTCAGGGACAGGTGCGAATGGTCTTGAATGCGAACCTGTAAGTGCTCTGGGGGGAAGCATGTGTTCCTTTTGGTATGATAAGCAGAGAGCATAATAGGCCAGCCAGACAGTAGTGTTTGAATGTAGTAACCCACATTGAAAGTGACGGAGGAAAAAGTTttgcaaatatatttttttccaatatttttatttataaatgcttATTCATAAAGCTATGATTGTTGTGTGATTATTACTGATGATATATACTGTCATGGTGCTAAGTAAGCAATCAACCCTGCAAATGAATACTTAAATGTTCTGTATATCTGTTCAGACAAAGTGAGTACAAACACAGAAGTTCTGCTCCCAACTGTGCCCAACATTGCAAATTTACATTTCCCTAAAAActtactaaaatgtaaaaaatttgaaaactCTTTGATTTCTGCATCAGAGGCCTCTAAAACAatatctgagaaaaaaaatgctcattTTTTTCTATATCTGGGTCTTACAGGGTTAAAACCCTTTCATAGCATGCAGCAAAATTTCACAATTTTAACTTTGAAgttggagacacacacaccggacacacacacacacacacacacacacacacacacacacacacacagatggccaTATATACATTATAATTGCTTTATCACTGAAAAGAGGGTGAGGGTTTACCtaaaaaataacttgtttttATACAATTTTCACTTCCACAGGACTTCAATTACAGGAGTACGACAGTGAACTGGTCTTGTGTAAACTGTgtaaagcaacaagacacaatcCCTCCAACAGAACCACAGAGGACCCCATCAGAAACAGGGCCACGGTTACTGAGGAACTTTGAGACGATGCTTTCCAGCACTGACTACAACTTAAAAACGCTTCTTATAAGCAATTTCAGTAATATTCCAGGTGCTTTGAACAAAGGATTACAAACACATTCTGAAACACTTTTGAACTGAGAGCAATGAGATGATTCCAGTGAGCAAAGTGAAAATTTGGGGGGAAAGATCCatgaaaaagcaaaagaaactAAATATTTTCTGCTTTGTATACGTGTTGTGGTGCTGttaaatctttaaaatgaaatCTGTTCCATTGCTGCACCCACTTTGCTTCCGCCCATCACATGCCAGCTATGCAAATGCTAAGTGCTGTGGCACCACCACATGAGCCATTAGCCAATGGCTGTTGGTGAGCCAGTCGCAGTCATTAGCATTTGCATACCTGTATACCTGGCTCTGGGCATATGAGGTGAGCAGAAGCTGACAGTCAGTTACTTGTTTTCTTCGGAGAGAGCAGCACCTCCAGATCTTCTCCTGCTGGTAAGTTTGTATTTGcttgttattttttaagttCAACTGGAGTCGTGCGGTGTATGGGGCACGGTGaacttttctccctctcttgctTTCTTGATTCACTTTCTTGCTCTAATTTATctctgattttctgtttttttttctctctgcttcatCTTCTCATTTCTTTTGCTTTCTTCGCTCCCTTTCTTGGCTCATTCTTTCTTTAGTTCAACTGCAGTTGTGCGGTGTATGGGGAACAGGGaacttttcttcctcctccttccacTTCTCCTTTCTTTACTGTCTTTCTTTGCtctcttttatttctgtttttctcttctttctctgctttatttggtgtgttttttctctgcttTGAATTCACATAAACACAACTTACActttcaaccactgtccctgtttagcctgggccactacctttgcaccccttaatatcttctcctgtctacgtatctgttctacaaccagctttctttgatctttgagacctgctttattccataccagtttgcctgagccaagccccagacctccccggccaaacaaacaccacaacttcaacttgctatcacttaacttccctctacgtatcgagatgcttctagacttactaggcttgatcttcatgctggcccacttgaggttcttatttaccttctctagtagcctctttgtacatggcattgttgtgtcaccagtgtcatgtcatccatgtaagccctgactggtggaagatgcaacccactctgctgtctctctccacctaccacccacttaaaagccctgatgattacttccatcgccatagtaaatgctaatggagaaactgtacaccctgccatgatgcctgtttctagcctctgccaacctgttgtgaaacctgctgtacttagacacaacaaGAACAAAGGAATACAAAACACATTCTGAAACACTTTTGAACTGACAgcaatatatacagtatactgtatatattttaatatacaCAGTTTTGTTACAGAAAGTTCCACATTAATAATGGCTTCgacatttttaatcaaattaCAGATAAATCTTGTTAGTAAAATGACAGTGAAGAAACAGCACCAACAGAACACATACGCAGTGCTCCCAGAAACAATACATCTTTTTTAAACTTTGCTGATTTGCTGCTGTCCACTACCTATACACAAGTTTTAGTCCATTGTATTTTTCACAGGTAACAAACCGGACATCAGCAGAAAACtgtcaaaaaaacaataagGTTAATAATGaggtttatttctgcttttctcttctttctttgctttttctaACTATGGTTGCTTTTTATTCTCAATCACAGCCAATTTCAGCCGTTGCCTTCGGTCAGAGAACAAAGTGGCCCTGCCTTCTTGTCTACTGTCTTCTAGATCACTGTTTCTTCCTGAGAGCATTGAGAAACTGAGAATGGCAACTGCAAGGTAAGAACAGCTTGTTTTTCAGACAAATTACtacttttttttcaaacttttacTACTGACTTTTGGATAACTCCTAACAACTGaaactttttgttgtttgtaattgCAGTGCTGCCCACCACCACTTCCTCCTGTGCCCAGTGTGCCACAAAACCCAGCGTGACCTTGGAGTACACCTCCGCCGTACCTGCATGAAGGTCGCGGCAAAGAAACGCAGAGATGAAGTCGTCGCACAGGCCAAGGATGATGTCCATGAGCTGCTGAGGTCTGGGCGGGTTTTCCGCTATGATGTGCTCCGTGGGATCATGGAGTCTCGCAACCCCCTCAGCAGGTATGTGGCAAAGATCTTTACCCTTTTCAGTCTTTTCCTTCTTCAGTGATTGAACACCGCTAActgtttcttgttttctttatcATAGGATGATCGAGGAGTTGGAACAGCGAAAGATGTTTGTCAGCAATATCCCAGCCACACCAGCAGGAGGTGCATCCACCGATACCTGTAAGATGTAAGAACTCATTTTTTACAACAAACCACCGgtattcagatttttatttgtgtgtgagaaTTAGCATGATTTTTGTTGTAACTgtagttgctttttttttctaattgcaGTAATCGCAACCCAGAATGGAAGGTGAAGAAGAGGGCGCTAATGGCAGAGAAGGGGCTCTACCGGAGGCACTCCACTGACCATCCTCTGCTGAGGGACTTCGCGATCTACCTCTCAAAAGATCTCAACAATGAGAACTACAAGCAGGAGGTGAGCATTAACATCAAATATTGACTGATTACATGCCACATAGCCATGACCGCAAGGCCATTTGCTGTAAATGTATAACATTTGTGCTTTGTTTCCCCTCAGGTGGAGAATGTGGCGAGGGTTTTGTTTTACATGGACCCAGCCCAGCCCTCCCTCCAGTTTGTCCGGGACAGAGAGAAGACCAAGGAATACATCAGGCAGCTCTCTGAGGCCCAGCTCACCAAGCAGACCCAGGTGAACTACCTGAAGAGCTTGAAGAGGTTTGTAACACTTGTTTTTCTCCATGTGATAACAAATTCAAACTGTGTTAAATGTGTATGAATCCTGCTCGACTCAtacttttgttttcagttgCTAACAAATGTCGAATAAACCTTTTGTGACTTGTTTGGACAGATTCCTCCACTACCACACGGTCAGCACCAACCTGCTCTTCAATGACCCAGACCTCCACAGCCATGCAAAACACTACATGGAGTTCATCGGTGCACTGCAGACTCAGCTGAGCAAGGGGGTCAGCAAGGAAGTTGTTGCCAAGCGGTAAGTTTTATGACAGTCACTTCATTAGAGCCCTGCGCTGGAGCCCGAGGCCCGACAGCCCGAGGGCCGGGCTTCGGGCCAATTACCACATCATTACCTCGGACATGGGCTGGGCTCtggcttttttttaacctgccaattagagaggtgtgtgtttgtgtttgagcaATTTAAGCAGCAACACTTGAACGCAGCAGCCACTgtgcctctccctctccgctgcaCGTCACTCATCATATTTTACTGATCCCATTCGCACGTCCAGTCCACAGGTCCCGCCACAAACATGGacaacataaagaaaaagaTTGAAGATGGTGAACTTAAGACGGTGAACAACACCAAAGGAAAAGCTTAGTTTTGGACAAAGTTTAAACTTGTTACAACCCTTCAAGATGAGCCAACCGGGTTTGTTCAGTGCAGTCACTTCAAAAagcaaaataatcaattaaacaaccccaaaaatgcttcaaacacttttctaaaTAATCTTAATATGGAATGGAAACGAAATATACCCACTAATTGATTATTTTGCTTTTTGAAGTGACTGTGCGTGATGCAACTGCAACAGTGCGCagcaacacacagcaacagttGATAATTCTCATTAAATAGGAGAATACAGtcattaagttaaataaattcatatttaaCTTTATCCTTTCAATCAAAATATGATGAATATAACTTAATACCGTGCTAGAAACCCCAATTAAACTATTTTAATGTCTGCAACATTAACAGCCTACATGTTGTTATgggaggttaaaaaaaaaagttgggcTTTTTTTTGGGTTCGGGCATGAGAATTCTGAAAACCTGTCGGGCCGGGCCGGGCTGGGGCCCAGATAATAGGCCCCTGCAGGGCACTACACTTCATTGCAACTGCATTGTGCAAAACCTTGAGCCATTTGAGTAATGACTGTTGTACTTTTGCAGTGAAAGAATCATCCGTGGCGACATGAAAACTACACCTCACGACTGCTGGGCAGTGCTCAGGGCGGCCAAGACAGATTTCCTGGCCGTTATGGGGAAGATCTTTGAGTCTGCCTCGACCTCCCATGTTCAGCTGGAGACTTTGGAGCGCCTCCTCGTCCTGTATTACCTGGAGGCCATCGTGGTTCTGAGGCACCTGCAGAGGCCAGGTGTGGTGGAGCACATGACTGTGAGTGTTGTACTATGATTTTCATTCATGCTTTTTTCATGTGCCAACAACACTGTCAACAATTAATGCATGTCATGTGTGTTTTACGCAGGTTGAGGAGTGGAAAAACAGGACCCAGGTGGGAGGGGGGCATGTCTCCATTGCGGTGAAAGAGCACAAGATGGCAAGGCAGCAGGTGGCCAGCTTTGTCCTGTCCCCAGAAGAGGAGACTGTACGTTGACTGAATTTATATGATTCATAATGCAATGTCAAAATGTCATGCCTGGAATCTAATCGCTGTACTCCTTTCTCCAAACAGTGGTTCATCTCATACTTTGACGTGGTGAGGGATCAGCTGAGAACGTCCAAGAGGGCCAAGTACAATGCGGCGGCAAACAAGGTGGCAGAAAACCCCCAGGACAGGTATTTCCTGTCCTCATCTGGGATGCCAGTTTACAACTGCTCCAATGACATTGCCCGCCTCCACCAGAAGTGAGTATATTATTATAATGTGATAtcctccagagctgctgcttaATATCTATGTTTGATGTCATTAACGTTTTActcttcattttcattttagatACAAAGTCCCATTGGTGACCAGCCAGGTGGCAAGGCGGGTGTTTGAGACGGCAGCAAAGGCACTGACAGACGTGGACAAGTCCCTGGTCGCGGACTACCTGACCCACTCCACAGCCACTGCTGAGAAGCACTACAGGATGAAAAGGGGAGCCAGCCTGCTGAGGGGGTCAGAAATTATCCGCCTTCTGGGAGCTGAGTTGGGGTAAGCACATCAGCTGTTAGGAAAACATTGTGCACACACAGTGCACCCTGACTGCGTAGCAGGCTGGACAGTATTAACCTAATGctgtttctcttttatttaGTGGAGACTCCGGCAAGGATGCGGCCAACACATCTGAGATGGCGTCAAACCCTGTGACAGCACCTGTGACAGCAAATGTGCAGACGGACTTCCAGGCTGTCTGGGACAAGTTTGCAGAGAAGCATCCAGTCACTTTGGACGGGGTGGTTCCTTCACTGCTGGAGCGCAGGGCAGCTTCTGAGGAACACAAGCGGAAGCTCTACGAGCGCTGGCTGAAGTATCAGATGAAGCTGAGGCTGCGGCATGTCAT contains:
- the LOC125884641 gene encoding uncharacterized protein LOC125884641 is translated as MESRNPLSRMIEELEQRKMFVSNIPATPAGGASTDTCKINRNPEWKVKKRALMAEKGLYRRHSTDHPLLRDFAIYLSKDLNNENYKQEVENVARVLFYMDPAQPSLQFVRDREKTKEYIRQLSEAQLTKQTQVNYLKSLKRFLHYHTVSTNLLFNDPDLHSHAKHYMEFIGALQTQLSKGVSKEVVAKRERIIRGDMKTTPHDCWAVLRAAKTDFLAVMGKIFESASTSHVQLETLERLLVLYYLEAIVVLRHLQRPGVVEHMTVEEWKNRTQVGGGHVSIAVKEHKMARQQVASFVLSPEEETWFISYFDVVRDQLRTSKRAKYNAAANKVAENPQDRYFLSSSGMPVYNCSNDIARLHQKYKVPLVTSQVARRVFETAAKALTDVDKSLVADYLTHSTATAEKHYRMKRGASLLRGSEIIRLLGAELGGDSGKDAANTSEMASNPVTAPVTANVQTDFQAVWDKFAEKHPVTLDGVVPSLLERRAASEEHKRKLYERWLKYQMKLRLRHVISHFRRRLPSDSRVAAWIASRGWKSNMPRVASVLEGWKPSSSL